One window of Actinomycetota bacterium genomic DNA carries:
- a CDS encoding nitroreductase family protein yields the protein MAINIPFDIKNTINSRRSVRSFKSIPLRPETLNTISEFANRLQLPFSCKTEARFFKSEPVKQLYPTIRSPIDNVAFLSETDIISIAKTGFVGELVILMAESLGVSTCWYGHYRLEELERLMPHLQHSKQLEEANRGYGYSPGITEGIRAISISPLGYYQDKGLRMMDRITKSALSFKRKTVGELLENPQDIENLSGDMLYALDLARKAPSAANSQMWRFGFENDYKAVTVAMPAGYKHFKWEHPDVDIGICASHLWLGLIDRGYSPDTSIYEDNGRAVFKICF from the coding sequence ATGGCAATTAATATACCTTTTGATATAAAAAATACAATAAACAGCCGCAGGTCTGTCAGGAGTTTTAAAAGCATACCGCTTAGACCGGAAACCTTAAATACAATATCGGAGTTTGCAAACAGGCTGCAATTGCCTTTCTCCTGCAAAACCGAAGCCAGGTTTTTTAAGAGTGAACCGGTAAAACAACTATATCCCACTATTCGGTCGCCAATAGATAATGTGGCATTTTTATCTGAAACCGATATTATTTCTATTGCAAAAACAGGTTTTGTTGGTGAACTGGTGATTCTAATGGCGGAAAGCCTGGGGGTATCCACTTGCTGGTATGGACATTACAGGCTGGAAGAGTTGGAAAGATTGATGCCTCACCTGCAGCACTCCAAGCAGCTGGAGGAAGCTAACCGGGGCTATGGCTATTCCCCGGGGATTACAGAAGGTATCCGGGCCATAAGTATTTCACCATTGGGATATTACCAGGATAAAGGCCTAAGGATGATGGACAGAATAACCAAATCCGCCCTTAGCTTTAAAAGAAAGACAGTAGGGGAACTTTTGGAAAATCCCCAAGACATTGAAAATCTTTCAGGTGATATGCTTTATGCCCTTGATCTGGCCAGAAAAGCGCCATCAGCAGCTAATTCACAAATGTGGCGATTTGGTTTTGAAAATGACTATAAGGCAGTTACTGTCGCCATGCCTGCAGGATATAAGCATTTTAAATGGGAGCATCCTGATGTGGATATTGGTATCTGTGCCAGCCATTTATGGCTGGGGCTTATAGACCGAGGGTACAGCCCCGATACATCAATTTATGAGGATAATGGCCGGG